The Macadamia integrifolia cultivar HAES 741 chromosome 4, SCU_Mint_v3, whole genome shotgun sequence genome contains the following window.
GTCAGCACACAAGGAGTCACCACACTTCCAATCACAGCCTGCACCCACCGATCAAGAACACACAGAGAATGAATCACTTTCAAAAGAATGATTTTAACTACAGGGATCGTTGATTCGCTTTTGCTTACTGAGTAGAAAATCGAAAGGAGCTCCAAATCAGGTTTTAATGTCCAAGCAATTGGGTCTCTTTCCAAGATCAAAGCAACCACCAAGCATTGAATGGTCCCAAAAAAGCTATTGAAGGAGACAACGATCATCTCTATTGGGTACTTCTTAAGAGTTGCTGCCTGTAGTAGAATCCAAGATCGGGTTATCTCTACCAGTTAGTTACTTGTTGATCAGCACCTGAAAGCTTCGATTCCTTAATTTTTCAATGTTGGAATTGCAGTACCTGAAGAGTATGCCAAATCGAGATAGAGATAGATGCAACTGCCAAGAATAAACCCCCGAGGACCCAATTGCTCGCTGCCaaggaattggaattggaattggaggAAGTAGAAAAGTGAAGAGGAGGAGATGATGGTGGTGTTCCGATGGAAGGTCCCTTGTAGAGTATGACTACGAATGCTCCTGCGATTGATACTAAGGAGCCCAATATTCTCAATTGACTGCCTGAGCTTCTCCAATCCACCTTTTCCACTCTTAACAAAACAGAAAACCACAAAATCCTTTCTTACTTATTTCTCCCATTATTTCCATTATTGTGTGTTTGTGTTATAAATTGAGCATTTGATGCTGGATGTTAAAACAAATTAGATACAGTACTTTAACAAGAGTGAAGCTAGAGAGGAAAGTAAGGGAGCGAACCTGGAAATCACTGCAAGAATGAAGGTGAAAGCTGGGACCAAGTTGCTCATAGCAGAGCCAAGAGTAGGGGAACTCAAATTTATGCCAGTGAAAACACAGTTCTGCATCAGGGTTATCCTGCAAAATAATAAATTACTGTAACTTCTCGGCCATTGATCTCTctatttgtcaaaaaaaaaattaaggaaaaacaaaattcacATCAGATTCAAAAGGGAAAGTTGTTCAGAAAGCGTTTGAATACAGACCCAGCAAGGCCCAGGAAGAAGAATCTACAGATGAGAGAGAAGGTGAGAGGAGGCCTATTTGACCTGCAAATTACAAGAGTCGAAATTCGAGGAGAAGACGGTGACGTTAGTTCAATTCATCCAACTATCTTtcgaagaaaggaaaagagaaaaagaaataacagtATGATCGATgacaaaaaaaaaccacctgggaaagaggagaaaggagaaagggaggAGGACGAGGGTAGCAAGGGCGTTGGAGTAGAAGACGAAGACATAGTGACTCATCCCTCTCGACATGGCTGCTTTGCTCAGTGTGGTCAGACCCACATCCATGCACTCCACCATCACCATCCCTGCATATGGCATCACTCCCCTTGCATTCTTCTTCAATTTCAATTGCAGATTCCACCCCAtctctgatctctctctctctctctgcgccTGGGAAGTGGGAGGACAGAAAATGAAAGGGACTGGGTTGGTTTCAATTCACTACTGAACTGTATTGTTCTCTTCTTTAATTACTGGGGACTAATAGTCAGtagatcccttttttttttttttttgggagatttACGATCAGTACCCTTCACTTggtctatatttactaaaactacCCTACTGTTTACTGTTTTTTCTGTTACTACCCtgcttttggatttttatatcttcttctcccctgttCTTTTAAAATGCCTAAACTACCCCTCCTTTCCACTGTTAACCGATTCATCCTCTTCACCTTTCTtgccattttctctctcctcctcctcctacaAACTAGACGGCATGCAACCACTGCTAACCAGTTCAtcctcttcccctttcttcccattttctctctcctcctcccctttaTTCTTTTGCAAACAAGATGGCTGGAAACCACCACCATTAGATCGTCTTCGTCTctatctctgtctctgtctTTGTCTCCTACAAGTTGGGAGAAAATCCGAGAACTCAGAGGTTGGATTTGTTAACCACTATAAATACTCAAAAAACTGTTTTTGTATTCCTCACTCTACAAAACCTAGAGGCGGTTAGAAATTATATAAAAAGAGAGACCCAAGTCGGTTATACCAACTGAAACCATGAAcaaatagagaaagagataagatCGATATTACAAGAGGTTCGAATACGCACATAGTGTTTGAGAGATAATATGAAAATCCTATATTGAGTTCCCATTCTAATATGGAAACTCAATatactgtagacacccaattttgtcaccctccctcgGCAATGACGATACAAGGATGGTGGATGCGAACTCTCACTTCCAATCAACGAAGATGCTTGACAGTGGTAAGC
Protein-coding sequences here:
- the LOC122075875 gene encoding WAT1-related protein At5g40240-like, whose amino-acid sequence is MGWNLQLKLKKNARGVMPYAGMVMVECMDVGLTTLSKAAMSRGMSHYVFVFYSNALATLVLLPFSFLLFPRSNRPPLTFSLICRFFFLGLAGITLMQNCVFTGINLSSPTLGSAMSNLVPAFTFILAVISRVEKVDWRSSGSQLRILGSLVSIAGAFVVILYKGPSIGTPPSSPPLHFSTSSNSNSNSLAASNWVLGGLFLAVASISISIWHTLQAATLKKYPIEMIVVSFNSFFGTIQCLVVALILERDPIAWTLKPDLELLSIFYSAVIGSVVTPCVLTWCIHEKGPVFVAMFKPLSIAIAALMGALFLGDTLHLGSVVGAIIIVIGFHGVIWGQSKEERRIKEDDDDDGGVETSAVSIEKAPLLRNHREV